One Bacteroidota bacterium genomic region harbors:
- a CDS encoding 5-(carboxyamino)imidazole ribonucleotide synthase: MSALAPPARIGILGGGQLGRMLALVARRMGYRVLVLDPSPDSPAAQVADRQITAPYEDLEAVRALARACEVVTFEFENVDSEAVRALEAEGIRVHPPAEALWIGQNRLREKTFFRSLGLPTVAFEPIDSPEALGPALERIGFPAVLKSCEGGYDGKGQWVLRDSASVENVLRELDPNRGPWILERWVAFEREISVLLARTAEGRLAVFPVFENTHREGILFETRFPARLPSSVARRAQGYARRLAEGLRYVGLLAVEMFVLPDGAVLLNEMAPRVHNSGHVTWEAAYTSQFEQHLRAICGLPLGDGRARSRGVMRNLIGPFDGAGLEGLEALLRERNVFFHWYGKAEVRRGRKMGHITAIGGSWPELLARLERAWQGLRWR; the protein is encoded by the coding sequence ATGAGCGCTCTTGCTCCTCCGGCGCGAATCGGGATTCTGGGCGGCGGCCAGTTGGGGCGTATGCTGGCTCTTGTGGCGCGCCGGATGGGCTATCGGGTGCTGGTGCTGGACCCCAGCCCAGATAGCCCAGCCGCCCAGGTGGCCGACCGACAGATCACGGCCCCGTACGAAGACCTAGAGGCCGTGCGCGCTCTGGCGCGGGCTTGCGAGGTGGTGACGTTTGAGTTCGAAAACGTCGACTCCGAGGCCGTACGCGCCCTGGAGGCCGAAGGAATCCGCGTGCACCCTCCGGCCGAAGCCCTCTGGATTGGCCAGAACCGGCTGCGGGAAAAAACGTTTTTTCGCTCTTTGGGCCTACCCACGGTGGCCTTCGAGCCCATAGATAGCCCAGAGGCCCTTGGGCCGGCCTTGGAGCGTATCGGCTTTCCCGCCGTGCTCAAGAGCTGCGAGGGGGGCTACGACGGCAAGGGCCAGTGGGTACTGCGAGATTCGGCCTCTGTGGAGAACGTCTTAAGGGAGCTGGATCCCAACCGTGGGCCGTGGATCCTGGAGCGCTGGGTCGCCTTTGAACGCGAAATCAGCGTTTTGTTGGCGCGCACCGCAGAGGGGCGCCTTGCCGTCTTCCCGGTCTTCGAAAACACCCATCGGGAGGGCATTCTCTTCGAGACCCGCTTTCCGGCTCGTCTGCCCTCCTCCGTAGCTCGGCGCGCGCAAGGCTACGCCCGGCGGCTGGCCGAGGGGCTTCGCTACGTGGGCCTGCTGGCCGTGGAGATGTTCGTGCTCCCCGATGGCGCCGTGCTGCTAAACGAAATGGCCCCTCGCGTGCACAACTCCGGTCACGTCACCTGGGAGGCCGCCTATACGTCGCAGTTTGAACAGCACCTGCGCGCGATCTGCGGTCTGCCGCTTGGAGACGGGCGCGCGCGCAGCCGCGGTGTTATGCGCAACCTGATCGGTCCCTTCGACGGGGCGGGCCTTGAGGGGCTAGAGGCGCTTCTGCGAGAACGAAACGTCTTCTTCCACTGGTACGGCAAGGCCGAAGTCCGACGCGGCCGCAAAATGGGGCATATCACGGCCATCGGGGGAAGCTGGCCGGAACTGCTGGCCCGCCTGGAGCGCGCCTGGCAGGGCCTGCGCTGGCGTTGA
- a CDS encoding HAMP domain-containing histidine kinase, protein MGAVVDWAALERYQARLHQRKAAERPLFWPVLCLVSRRKFPDLRPYWGELVDEVAALPLEPAELQARLRFLEQVREHTRALRRRQCELEAFFRGVAHDLRAPLRIIDGYVEALREDLGPLLKPEADRFLERIRASAHQLRVLVDRLYAFCQLGFKEPTALRPIQVRPVLEQTLAAHREVAAARRAEFSVLGPDAWVWGDTSLLRTGASELLRNALTYVSPGLAPWVRITVQPGPRWVRIAFEDNGIGVPPEHQERIFEPLVRLHGPEAYPGTGMGLAIARKAVELMGGRIGLQAGPTQGSVFWIELLRAEADGSRGAHEDLDYRR, encoded by the coding sequence GTGGGCGCTGTTGTAGACTGGGCCGCGCTGGAAAGATATCAGGCGCGCCTGCATCAGCGCAAAGCCGCCGAAAGACCTCTTTTCTGGCCTGTGTTGTGTCTGGTTTCCCGGCGTAAGTTCCCCGATCTGCGGCCGTATTGGGGGGAGCTTGTCGACGAGGTAGCCGCGCTGCCGCTGGAGCCGGCCGAGCTACAGGCGCGCCTGCGTTTTCTGGAGCAGGTGCGCGAGCATACGCGCGCCCTTCGCCGGCGTCAATGCGAGCTTGAGGCTTTCTTCCGAGGCGTCGCGCACGATCTGCGGGCGCCGCTGCGGATCATCGACGGGTACGTAGAGGCCCTGCGCGAAGACCTGGGCCCTCTGCTGAAGCCGGAGGCGGATCGGTTTCTGGAGCGGATCCGGGCCTCGGCGCATCAGCTGAGAGTGCTCGTAGATCGGCTATATGCCTTCTGTCAGCTGGGCTTCAAAGAGCCCACCGCGTTGCGGCCCATTCAAGTTCGGCCCGTACTGGAGCAGACGCTAGCGGCCCACCGGGAGGTTGCGGCCGCGCGTCGGGCTGAGTTTAGCGTCCTAGGCCCCGATGCCTGGGTCTGGGGGGATACGAGCCTGTTGCGTACGGGCGCAAGCGAACTCCTGCGAAATGCGCTTACCTACGTATCGCCCGGCCTGGCCCCTTGGGTGCGCATAACGGTGCAGCCGGGCCCCCGTTGGGTGCGGATCGCCTTTGAGGACAACGGGATCGGGGTTCCCCCAGAGCACCAAGAACGCATCTTCGAGCCCCTTGTGCGCCTGCATGGGCCAGAGGCCTACCCCGGTACGGGCATGGGCTTGGCGATCGCGCGCAAGGCCGTCGAGCTCATGGGCGGCCGCATAGGCTTGCAGGCCGGCCCGACTCAGGGCAGCGTGTTTTGGATCGAACTGTTGCGCGCCGAGGCCGATGGATCCAGGGGGGCGCATGAGGATCTGGATTATAGACGATAA
- a CDS encoding response regulator, producing the protein MRIWIIDDNPDDRLLLVRRLRTAFPDAEFREIRSAAEFEEALATAPPDVVLTDYRLFWATGLEVLEALKARLPYLPVLMVTDTGSEEVAAQGMKQGLADYVLKQHPARLPVAIEEALAKARLRRERDQALQELARSEARHRAIAELISDMAYEAQLEPEGGLRYLWLSGAFLRILGLERTTLNEAGGLEPWVVPEDRPLWRAHLERLRAGQESVCQLRLLAQDGSVRWIRDYARPAAAADSDGSERIYGAAQDITQQCRALEAEREARRQAEEISQLKSAFLASMSHEIRTPMNGILGFAELLREELEVLKRPDLVEFVDIIQRSGQRLLRLLDDILDLSRIEAGKVQVDIRPVRLLPLVEQALATFRAQAHKKGLRFSCQVPADLFLSADEQRLYQVLLNVISNAVKFTEAGWIHVLARRKADHVLIQVQDTGIGIEAAFLSRIFEPFAQESTGWERRAEGSGLGLSITKRLVELMEGSIEVRSRKGEGTTVEIRLPAAQAPQESVSDVERQGPDPEHVALLRGLLPRIWLIEDHPESARFVEEALRGLVRLQWAPSGEEAMRLCQEAQARGERPDVVLLDLHLPHPWEGRVLRDALRARWPALLAVPFIAQTAYATDQDREQIQKAAFEGYLPKPITREALLRTLWEVLREKTSSS; encoded by the coding sequence ATGAGGATCTGGATTATAGACGATAATCCCGACGATCGGCTGCTGCTAGTGCGGCGCCTTCGTACCGCCTTTCCGGATGCCGAGTTTCGGGAGATTCGCAGCGCCGCCGAGTTTGAGGAGGCTTTGGCTACAGCGCCCCCGGACGTAGTGCTCACCGATTATCGGTTGTTCTGGGCCACGGGTCTAGAGGTGTTGGAGGCCCTCAAGGCCCGTCTTCCGTATCTGCCGGTGCTCATGGTCACGGACACCGGAAGCGAAGAGGTGGCCGCGCAGGGCATGAAGCAGGGGCTAGCCGATTACGTGCTGAAGCAACACCCGGCCCGGCTGCCTGTGGCCATCGAGGAAGCCTTAGCCAAAGCCCGCCTGCGCCGGGAACGCGACCAGGCCCTGCAGGAGCTTGCGCGCTCCGAGGCGCGCCATCGGGCGATCGCCGAACTCATCTCCGATATGGCCTACGAGGCGCAGCTGGAGCCGGAGGGCGGGCTTCGGTACCTGTGGCTGAGCGGGGCCTTTTTGCGCATCCTGGGGCTGGAGAGAACGACCCTCAACGAGGCCGGCGGCCTTGAACCCTGGGTGGTGCCGGAGGATCGGCCCCTTTGGCGGGCCCATCTGGAGCGGCTGCGCGCCGGACAGGAAAGCGTATGCCAACTGCGGCTTCTTGCCCAGGACGGCTCGGTGCGTTGGATTCGGGACTACGCTCGGCCGGCTGCGGCTGCCGACTCCGATGGCTCTGAGCGCATCTACGGGGCGGCGCAGGACATCACCCAGCAGTGTCGGGCCCTGGAAGCCGAGCGGGAAGCCCGTCGGCAGGCTGAGGAGATAAGCCAGCTCAAAAGCGCCTTTTTGGCCTCCATGAGCCATGAGATCCGAACCCCCATGAACGGCATCTTGGGGTTTGCCGAGCTCCTGCGCGAGGAGCTGGAGGTCCTGAAGCGGCCCGATCTTGTGGAGTTCGTGGACATCATCCAGCGTAGCGGCCAGCGTCTGCTGCGGCTGTTAGACGATATCCTCGATTTGAGCCGCATAGAGGCGGGAAAAGTCCAAGTCGACATCCGCCCCGTGCGTCTGCTTCCCCTTGTGGAGCAGGCCCTGGCGACCTTTCGGGCCCAGGCGCACAAAAAGGGGTTGCGTTTCAGCTGTCAGGTTCCGGCCGATCTGTTCTTGTCCGCCGATGAGCAGCGGCTCTATCAAGTGTTGCTGAACGTGATCTCCAACGCCGTAAAGTTCACCGAGGCCGGATGGATCCATGTGCTCGCCCGCAGGAAGGCCGATCACGTGCTCATCCAGGTTCAAGATACGGGCATAGGGATAGAGGCGGCCTTTCTTTCGCGCATCTTTGAGCCCTTTGCACAAGAGTCCACGGGTTGGGAGCGGCGCGCAGAGGGCAGCGGGCTGGGCCTTAGCATCACCAAGCGCTTAGTGGAGCTCATGGAGGGCTCCATCGAAGTGCGCTCCCGCAAAGGGGAGGGCACAACGGTCGAAATCCGGCTTCCGGCCGCTCAGGCCCCTCAGGAGTCCGTATCCGATGTCGAAAGGCAGGGACCTGATCCGGAGCACGTGGCCCTGCTTCGCGGTCTACTGCCTAGGATCTGGCTCATCGAAGATCATCCCGAAAGCGCTCGTTTTGTGGAGGAGGCGCTTCGGGGGCTGGTTCGGCTGCAGTGGGCGCCGAGCGGCGAGGAGGCCATGCGGCTCTGTCAAGAGGCCCAGGCTCGCGGGGAACGGCCCGATGTGGTGTTGCTGGATCTGCACCTACCGCATCCCTGGGAAGGGAGGGTCCTACGGGATGCGCTTCGGGCTCGCTGGCCGGCGCTGCTTGCGGTGCCCTTCATCGCGCAAACGGCTTATGCGACCGATCAGGATCGCGAACAAATCCAAAAGGCCGCCTTCGAGGGGTATCTGCCCAAGCCCATCACCCGAGAGGCCCTGCTGCGGACGCTCTGGGAGGTTCTTCGCGAGAAAACCTCGTCGTCCTAG
- a CDS encoding DUF1343 domain-containing protein, producing the protein MPQPASFWIGLVALGLVLPGGQNAPVRTGAELLYEQGWGWLRNRRIGLITNHTALLGDTLHLADALARSGVVRLMALFGPEHGIRGAAPAGEPIADERDPKTGVPVYSLYGPTRKPTPQMLRDVEVLLYDIQDVGARFYTYISTMGLAMQAAAQAGIPFVVLDRPNPLGTLVEGPILDTARVRSFVGLYPIPIVYGLTAGELARMIQAEGWLPGLEQLDLRVIPVSNWRRSRTWPDWGRRWVPPSPNIPDWETALLYPGTCLVEGTTVSEGRGTRAPFRLIGAPWVDGLALARALNRLNLPGVRFQDTAFTPVDVPGMAVDPKHKGRRCYGVYITLTEEARRKPEILQPVRLGLELVRLLYAQWRVRGQGTAFWRTEAFDRLVGTEAVRQWIESGNRRALWGPRGYALDAARAFWARTRPYRLYPD; encoded by the coding sequence ATGCCCCAGCCTGCAAGCTTCTGGATAGGCCTGGTTGCCCTCGGCTTGGTTTTGCCCGGAGGGCAGAACGCGCCCGTACGCACCGGGGCTGAGCTCCTCTACGAGCAGGGATGGGGGTGGCTACGCAACCGGCGCATAGGGCTCATCACCAATCACACGGCCCTTTTAGGGGATACGCTGCATTTGGCCGATGCGCTGGCGCGCTCCGGGGTCGTGCGCCTGATGGCGCTTTTCGGGCCGGAGCACGGGATCCGAGGCGCAGCCCCGGCCGGCGAACCCATCGCGGATGAACGAGACCCCAAGACGGGCGTGCCCGTGTATTCGCTCTATGGACCGACCCGAAAGCCCACTCCGCAGATGCTGCGCGACGTGGAGGTGCTTCTCTACGACATCCAGGACGTGGGAGCGCGCTTCTACACGTACATCAGCACCATGGGGCTGGCGATGCAGGCGGCGGCGCAAGCGGGCATCCCGTTTGTCGTGCTGGACCGCCCCAATCCGCTTGGAACTCTCGTAGAGGGACCGATTCTGGACACGGCCCGAGTGCGCTCGTTTGTGGGCCTTTATCCGATTCCGATCGTCTACGGGCTCACAGCCGGTGAACTGGCGCGCATGATCCAGGCTGAGGGCTGGCTTCCAGGACTGGAGCAGTTGGACCTGCGCGTGATTCCCGTCTCAAACTGGCGCAGAAGCCGAACCTGGCCGGACTGGGGACGACGCTGGGTGCCCCCCTCGCCGAACATACCGGACTGGGAGACGGCTCTGCTCTATCCGGGCACCTGCCTCGTCGAAGGCACCACGGTAAGCGAAGGCCGCGGCACCCGCGCGCCGTTTCGCTTAATCGGCGCCCCTTGGGTGGATGGGCTCGCCTTGGCGCGCGCGTTAAACCGGCTGAATCTGCCCGGGGTGCGGTTTCAAGACACCGCCTTTACGCCCGTGGACGTGCCGGGCATGGCCGTTGATCCCAAGCACAAGGGGCGGCGCTGCTACGGGGTCTACATCACGCTCACCGAAGAGGCCCGAAGAAAACCCGAGATCCTCCAACCCGTCCGGCTGGGCCTAGAGCTTGTGCGCCTGCTTTATGCCCAGTGGCGGGTCCGCGGCCAAGGAACGGCCTTCTGGCGCACGGAGGCCTTCGATCGCCTGGTGGGCACTGAAGCGGTGCGCCAATGGATCGAATCCGGCAACAGGCGGGCGCTTTGGGGTCCGAGGGGGTACGCTTTAGATGCGGCGCGCGCCTTTTGGGCCCGCACAAGGCCGTATCGGCTCTATCCGGACTAG
- a CDS encoding histone deacetylase, translating into MRVYYSDPYELPLPPGHRFPAGKYRMLRQRLLACGLVREAELALAPMADWDVLARAHSPTYLAAVRFGGLSQAQQRQIGFPWSPELVRRSRASVGGTLQAVRTALEAGIAGNLAGGTHHAFADRGAGFCVFNDLAVSALEALAQGWVRRVAVLDLDVHQGDGTAALLRGRPGLWTASVHAQANYPFRKVPSDLDVGLPDGTEDAPYLEVVQAVLRKLERFRPDLVLYQAGVDSLREDRLGRLALSLEGLAKRDELVLSWARRLKVPIALTLGGGYAEPMERTVEAHLQTYRIARELFG; encoded by the coding sequence ATGCGGGTTTACTACTCCGATCCATATGAGCTGCCCCTGCCGCCGGGGCACCGGTTTCCGGCCGGCAAGTACCGCATGCTGCGCCAACGGCTGCTCGCCTGCGGGCTAGTACGCGAGGCGGAGCTCGCCTTGGCTCCCATGGCGGACTGGGATGTGCTGGCCCGGGCGCATAGCCCGACTTACCTTGCTGCGGTCCGTTTCGGGGGGCTTTCCCAGGCTCAGCAGCGGCAAATCGGTTTCCCCTGGAGCCCAGAGCTTGTGCGCAGATCCCGGGCTTCCGTGGGGGGCACCCTGCAGGCCGTGCGCACGGCCCTGGAGGCCGGCATAGCGGGCAACCTGGCCGGTGGCACGCACCATGCGTTCGCCGACAGGGGGGCGGGCTTCTGCGTGTTCAACGACCTGGCCGTCTCGGCTCTGGAGGCTCTCGCCCAGGGTTGGGTGCGCCGGGTGGCTGTGCTCGACTTGGACGTGCATCAGGGCGACGGCACAGCCGCCTTGTTGCGCGGCCGACCGGGCTTGTGGACCGCAAGCGTGCACGCGCAGGCCAACTATCCGTTCCGCAAAGTGCCCTCGGACCTGGACGTGGGTCTGCCCGACGGCACAGAGGACGCCCCGTACCTGGAGGTCGTCCAGGCCGTGTTGCGGAAGCTGGAGCGTTTTCGGCCGGATCTCGTGCTCTACCAAGCCGGGGTCGATAGCTTGCGCGAGGATCGGCTCGGCCGTCTGGCGCTTTCCCTTGAGGGGTTGGCCAAGCGCGACGAGCTGGTCCTGTCCTGGGCCCGGCGCCTCAAGGTGCCGATCGCGCTCACCTTGGGTGGAGGCTACGCCGAGCCCATGGAACGCACCGTGGAGGCGCACTTGCAAACCTACCGCATCGCGCGGGAGCTTTTCGGATAG
- a CDS encoding cyclase family protein produces MRARVCLFTLALGACQQAPLPFPSGRLVDLSHPYDSLTIYWPTDTLGFRLERLFEGVTERGYFYAANRFATAEHGGTHLDAPIHFAQGGWRADEIPLDRLLGPAVLIDVSDSCAQNRDYQVQVADLQAWERAHGRIPDGAIVLLRTGMGRFWPDRTRYLGTALRGPEALARLSFPGLHPEAAQWLVRERAIKAIGIDTPSIDYGRSEDFQSHRILAARNIPAFENVANLEALPPKGAYVVALPMKIRGGSGGPLRILAIVPP; encoded by the coding sequence ATGCGTGCGCGCGTCTGTCTTTTCACCTTGGCCCTTGGGGCTTGCCAACAAGCCCCTTTGCCTTTTCCGAGCGGCCGGCTTGTGGATCTGTCGCATCCCTACGATAGCCTCACGATCTATTGGCCTACGGACACGCTCGGATTTCGGCTTGAGCGGCTCTTCGAAGGCGTAACCGAGCGCGGCTACTTTTACGCGGCCAACCGCTTCGCCACGGCCGAGCACGGGGGCACGCATCTGGATGCCCCGATTCACTTCGCCCAAGGAGGCTGGAGGGCGGACGAGATCCCCCTGGATCGGCTTTTGGGCCCGGCCGTGCTGATCGACGTATCGGACTCATGCGCTCAAAATCGGGACTATCAAGTCCAAGTGGCCGACCTACAAGCCTGGGAGCGCGCACATGGGCGCATCCCGGATGGGGCTATCGTGCTGCTGCGCACGGGTATGGGCCGCTTCTGGCCGGATCGGACCCGTTATCTGGGCACAGCGCTTCGGGGCCCGGAGGCCCTCGCGCGGCTAAGCTTTCCTGGGCTGCACCCGGAAGCGGCCCAATGGCTTGTTCGGGAGCGGGCGATCAAGGCCATCGGCATCGACACCCCGAGCATCGACTATGGGCGTTCCGAGGACTTTCAGAGCCATCGGATCTTGGCCGCTCGGAACATCCCTGCTTTTGAAAACGTGGCCAATCTAGAGGCGCTGCCCCCGAAGGGCGCTTACGTCGTGGCGCTTCCTATGAAGATCCGGGGCGGTAGCGGCGGACCGCTGCGCATCTTGGCCATCGTGCCGCCGTAA
- the fabZ gene encoding 3-hydroxyacyl-ACP dehydratase FabZ: MVLDIARILQILPHRYPFLLVDRILSLEENRVVGLKNVTINEPFFQGHFPGHPIMPGVLLLEAMAQVGACLAVQHVEDPSKVLFYFVGIDKARFRRPVRPGDQVIFELELLSLRRRLCTMAGKALVDGERACEAELIAAIVDREA; the protein is encoded by the coding sequence TTGGTGCTGGATATCGCGCGCATCCTGCAGATACTGCCGCACCGCTACCCGTTTTTGCTCGTGGATCGGATCTTGTCGCTGGAGGAAAACCGGGTCGTGGGGCTTAAGAACGTCACGATCAACGAGCCCTTCTTTCAGGGCCACTTTCCGGGCCATCCGATCATGCCAGGCGTGCTGCTACTGGAGGCGATGGCTCAGGTGGGCGCCTGCTTGGCGGTGCAGCATGTGGAGGATCCCAGCAAGGTCCTGTTTTATTTTGTGGGCATCGATAAAGCGCGTTTTCGCCGGCCCGTTCGGCCGGGGGATCAGGTGATCTTTGAGCTGGAGCTCCTAAGCCTGCGCCGGCGTCTGTGCACCATGGCCGGCAAGGCCCTAGTCGATGGGGAGCGGGCCTGCGAAGCCGAACTCATAGCGGCGATCGTGGATCGCGAAGCATGA
- the ruvA gene encoding Holliday junction branch migration protein RuvA — MIARLRGRLLEKTPPRIVLEVGGIGFELWTPTSTCALLPDPEAEVVLYTYLYVRSEAVALYGFATPLERALFEQLLAVSGVGPRSALALLSSLSAQELREAILARDAEALRRAPGIGRKTAERLILELADRLPLCLALDGRPDPPIERYREAVLALMALGCSRASAERAVRAVLRAHPEGEPSLEELIRLALKEVT; from the coding sequence ATGATCGCGCGTCTGCGCGGGCGTTTGCTTGAGAAGACCCCCCCTCGGATCGTGCTGGAGGTCGGCGGAATAGGCTTTGAGCTCTGGACGCCGACCAGCACCTGCGCGCTTTTGCCCGATCCGGAGGCGGAGGTCGTGCTGTACACATATCTATACGTCCGGTCTGAGGCGGTTGCGCTCTATGGATTCGCCACGCCCCTGGAGCGGGCGCTCTTTGAGCAGCTGCTGGCCGTCTCGGGCGTGGGGCCGCGCTCGGCGCTTGCGCTCTTAAGCAGCCTATCGGCCCAGGAGCTGCGCGAGGCGATCCTGGCCCGGGATGCCGAGGCGCTGCGGCGCGCCCCCGGCATCGGACGCAAAACGGCCGAGCGGCTCATCCTGGAGCTGGCGGACCGGCTTCCCTTGTGCTTAGCCCTTGACGGAAGACCCGATCCCCCAATAGAGCGCTATCGGGAGGCCGTGCTGGCTCTCATGGCCCTGGGATGCAGCCGCGCCTCCGCCGAGCGGGCCGTGCGCGCCGTGCTTCGGGCGCATCCCGAAGGCGAGCCTTCCCTGGAAGAGCTCATCCGCTTGGCTCTAAAAGAGGTCACGTGA
- a CDS encoding hemolysin family protein — protein sequence MGALLAYVGLALGVSFLCSLLESVLLSMPHSYVRLLVQEGRRAGRILERVKANVERYLGSILTLNTIAHTFGAAGAGAQAQRLWGNEVVSLFSAAFTLLVLLFTEIWPKTIGVLYWKRLAPLAAYVLWALERLLRPVVGLTQVLIRRLTPRTERALTVTREELRVLAEIGQQEGALQENERRIITNLLSLRLVRVEDIMTPRTVIFALPASWTVREVFAHHAVLPYARIPVYEGQLDSVLGIVLRNDLQLAAARDELDQPIRQMLRPVSAVYESATAAQALEAFLRQREHLFLVVDEFGGLEGLVTLEDVLETLIGFEIVDELDTVADLRELARQKSRERWAVRAASSEPRTS from the coding sequence ATGGGGGCCCTGCTCGCATACGTCGGGCTCGCTTTGGGGGTGTCGTTTCTGTGCTCCCTTCTGGAGTCTGTGCTTCTGTCGATGCCCCATAGCTACGTGCGCTTGCTGGTGCAGGAAGGGCGACGGGCGGGGCGGATCCTGGAGCGCGTTAAAGCCAACGTGGAGCGCTACCTGGGCTCGATTCTCACGCTCAACACGATCGCCCATACCTTCGGCGCCGCCGGCGCCGGGGCCCAAGCCCAACGGTTGTGGGGCAACGAGGTCGTAAGCCTGTTTTCCGCTGCCTTTACGCTTCTGGTGTTGCTGTTTACGGAGATCTGGCCCAAAACGATCGGCGTGCTCTATTGGAAGCGTCTGGCCCCGCTGGCAGCTTACGTGCTGTGGGCGCTGGAGCGGCTGTTGCGCCCCGTGGTGGGGCTCACACAGGTGCTCATCCGGCGCCTTACCCCGCGTACCGAGCGCGCACTTACGGTCACGCGCGAGGAGCTGCGCGTGTTGGCCGAGATCGGTCAACAAGAGGGAGCCTTGCAGGAGAACGAGCGGCGGATCATCACGAACCTGCTCAGCTTGCGCCTTGTGCGCGTAGAAGACATCATGACCCCGCGCACGGTCATCTTCGCCTTGCCCGCCTCCTGGACCGTGCGGGAGGTCTTCGCCCATCACGCCGTTTTGCCCTATGCCCGCATTCCGGTCTACGAGGGTCAGCTCGACTCTGTGCTGGGCATCGTGTTGCGGAACGATCTGCAGCTAGCCGCGGCGCGTGACGAGCTGGATCAGCCGATTCGCCAGATGCTGCGGCCGGTCTCCGCCGTCTATGAGTCGGCCACCGCGGCGCAGGCTCTGGAGGCCTTTTTGCGGCAGCGCGAGCACCTGTTCTTGGTCGTCGACGAGTTCGGGGGGCTGGAGGGGCTTGTCACGCTGGAAGATGTCTTGGAGACCTTAATCGGTTTTGAGATCGTCGATGAGCTCGATACCGTGGCCGATCTGCGTGAATTGGCCCGCCAGAAAAGCCGGGAGCGTTGGGCCGTGCGCGCAGCATCCTCTGAGCCCCGCACCTCCTAA